In Triticum urartu cultivar G1812 unplaced genomic scaffold, Tu2.1 TuUngrouped_contig_5036, whole genome shotgun sequence, the following proteins share a genomic window:
- the LOC125528678 gene encoding kinesin-like protein KIN-14K: MEIEQLQVMKDKDKSPSSVVDNNGSSMPNNFSSNETSLITLNQKRQLSDPLSYAEVNADAGQTSPTNIVAMGLDEADYEDNVSEDGSLVRETEYTIGRRNIMNSNSDMIDDTKMHRGTSRIARSTLTKSAQPAISRSKPRDAVLKTPSHTRTPSNQLAGGSSARATKRWQK, translated from the exons ATGGAAATTGAGCAGCTCCAAGTCATGAAAGACAAAGATAAATCCCCAAGTTCAGTTGTTGACAACAATGGTTCAAGCATGCCAAATAATTTTAGTTCCAATGAGACATCGCTGATCACATTAAACCAAAAGAGGCAACTATCAGACCCTCTGAGTTATGCTGAGGTGAATGCAGATGCTGGTCAGACTTCACCCACTAACATCGTGGCTATGGGGTTGGATGAAGCAGATTATGAAGACAATGTATCTGAAGATGGTTCATTAGTAAGAGAAACGGAGTATACTATTGGCAGGAGGAATATTATGAACTCTAACTCAGACATGATCGACGATACCAAAAT GCATAGAGGTACATCACGAATAGCCAGATCGACTCTCACAAAAAGCGCGCAGCCAGCAATCTCCAGATCAAAACCAAGGGATGCAGTTTTGAAGACTCCAA GTCACACAAGGACCCCATCCAACCAGTTGGCGGGAGGCTCTTCGGCCAGGGCAACCAAAAGATGGCAGAAGTAG
- the LOC125528679 gene encoding E3 ubiquitin-protein ligase APD2-like isoform X1, translating into MAAAATSCFVLVLALCLLVSMALMAGHYYGRAELVAGPGCSRLLRANPLFVQDIMVRAAEEEGSGANGLVLYGLAEIPGLLDDVPAVWSEARRVVLPANSHKEWVYFLNEGSQIEVNYSVEPGTGLTNPLRITIAQAAGKVGFTQWSEEPSVHGTGAVKQIINSSDDYYVTVSNLRDQDTTAMLDFRISAMLYNTSGAEYACSPSPGSSGCTYRLPILGENVAVLSSGLKQGVKVELSYGPRWIIYFVGSAILAVSLLLLYEVLSVLLGFCCAVAAAQRETTTTASLLQSKDEEEGGSRGSSFESVSSHDGEAGDEEEGRRLCVVCCDARRDCFFMPCGHSATCHACGTKIVEGDASCCPFCRRKLKKVRRIFCV; encoded by the exons ATGGCGGCGGCAGCGACGTCCTGCTTCGTCCTCGTCCTCGCGCTCTGCCTTCTCG TGTCCATGGCGCTGATGGCGGGGCACTACTACGGCCGGGCGGAGCTGGTCGCCGGCCCGGGCTGCTCGCGGCTCCTGCGGGCGAACCCGCTTTTCGTGCAGGACATCATGGTGAGGGCTGCGGAGGAGGAAGGGTCGGGAGCCAACGGGCTCGTGCTCTACGGGCTCGCCGAGATACCGGGCCTCCTGGACGACGTGCCCGCGGTGTGGTCGGAGGCTCGCCGCGTCGTCCTGCCGGCCAACTCTCACAAG GAATGGGTCTATTTTCTGAACGAAGGTAGTCAGATCGAGGTCAACTACAGCGTCGAGCCTGGAACTGGACTAACCAATCCACTCCGGATCACCATTGCTCAAG CAGCAGGTAAGGTAGGCTTCACGCAGTGGTCAGAGGAGCCATCGGTACACG GAACCGGAGCAGTTAAGCAGATCATCAATTCATCCGACGACTACTACGTCACCGTCAGCAACCTGCGCGACCAAGACACGACG GCGATGCTGGATTTCAGGATCAGCGCCATGCTCTACAACACCAGCGGAGCAGAGTACGCGTGCTCGCCGTCGCCGGGCAGCTCCGGCTGCACGTACCGGCTGCCGATCCTGGGGGAGAACGTGGCCGTCCTGTCGTCCGGCCTGAAACAG GGCGTGAAGGTGGAGCTCTCGTACGGCCCGCGCTGGATCATCTACTTCGTCGGCTCAG CCATCCTGGCGGtgtcgctgctgctgctgtacGAGGTGCTGAGCGTGCTGCTCGGGTTCTGCTGCGCCGTCGCCGCGGCCCAGAGGGAGACGACGACGACGGCCTCGTTGCTGCAGAGCAAGGATGAGGAAGAGGGCGGGAGCCGGGGCTCGTCCTTCGAATCAGTGTCCTCCCACGACGGCGAGGCGGGCGAcgaggaggaggggcggcggcTGTGCGTGGTGTGCTGCGACGCCCGGAGGGACTGCTTCTTCATGCCCTGCGGCCACTCCGCCACCTGCCACGCCTGCGGCACCAA GATTGTTGAGGGAGATGCTAGCTGCTGCCCGTTCTGCCGGAGGAAGCTGAAGAAGGTGAGGAGGATCTTCTGCGTATGA
- the LOC125528679 gene encoding E3 ubiquitin-protein ligase APD2-like isoform X3, with protein MAAAATSCFVLVLALCLLVSMALMAGHYYGRAELVAGPGCSRLLRANPLFVQDIMVRAAEEEGSGANGLVLYGLAEIPGLLDDVPAVWSEARRVVLPANSHKEWVYFLNEGSQIEVNYSVEPGTGLTNPLRITIAQAAGKVGFTQWSEEPSVHGTGAVKQIINSSDDYYVTVSNLRDQDTTAMLDFRISAMLYNTSGAEYACSPSPGSSGCTYRLPILGENVAVLSSGLKQVELSYGPRWIIYFVGSAILAVSLLLLYEVLSVLLGFCCAVAAAQRETTTTASLLQSKDEEEGGSRGSSFESVSSHDGEAGDEEEGRRLCVVCCDARRDCFFMPCGHSATCHACGTKIVEGDASCCPFCRRKLKKVRRIFCV; from the exons ATGGCGGCGGCAGCGACGTCCTGCTTCGTCCTCGTCCTCGCGCTCTGCCTTCTCG TGTCCATGGCGCTGATGGCGGGGCACTACTACGGCCGGGCGGAGCTGGTCGCCGGCCCGGGCTGCTCGCGGCTCCTGCGGGCGAACCCGCTTTTCGTGCAGGACATCATGGTGAGGGCTGCGGAGGAGGAAGGGTCGGGAGCCAACGGGCTCGTGCTCTACGGGCTCGCCGAGATACCGGGCCTCCTGGACGACGTGCCCGCGGTGTGGTCGGAGGCTCGCCGCGTCGTCCTGCCGGCCAACTCTCACAAG GAATGGGTCTATTTTCTGAACGAAGGTAGTCAGATCGAGGTCAACTACAGCGTCGAGCCTGGAACTGGACTAACCAATCCACTCCGGATCACCATTGCTCAAG CAGCAGGTAAGGTAGGCTTCACGCAGTGGTCAGAGGAGCCATCGGTACACG GAACCGGAGCAGTTAAGCAGATCATCAATTCATCCGACGACTACTACGTCACCGTCAGCAACCTGCGCGACCAAGACACGACG GCGATGCTGGATTTCAGGATCAGCGCCATGCTCTACAACACCAGCGGAGCAGAGTACGCGTGCTCGCCGTCGCCGGGCAGCTCCGGCTGCACGTACCGGCTGCCGATCCTGGGGGAGAACGTGGCCGTCCTGTCGTCCGGCCTGAAACAG GTGGAGCTCTCGTACGGCCCGCGCTGGATCATCTACTTCGTCGGCTCAG CCATCCTGGCGGtgtcgctgctgctgctgtacGAGGTGCTGAGCGTGCTGCTCGGGTTCTGCTGCGCCGTCGCCGCGGCCCAGAGGGAGACGACGACGACGGCCTCGTTGCTGCAGAGCAAGGATGAGGAAGAGGGCGGGAGCCGGGGCTCGTCCTTCGAATCAGTGTCCTCCCACGACGGCGAGGCGGGCGAcgaggaggaggggcggcggcTGTGCGTGGTGTGCTGCGACGCCCGGAGGGACTGCTTCTTCATGCCCTGCGGCCACTCCGCCACCTGCCACGCCTGCGGCACCAA GATTGTTGAGGGAGATGCTAGCTGCTGCCCGTTCTGCCGGAGGAAGCTGAAGAAGGTGAGGAGGATCTTCTGCGTATGA
- the LOC125528679 gene encoding E3 ubiquitin-protein ligase APD2-like isoform X2 produces the protein MAAAATSCFVLVLALCLLVSMALMAGHYYGRAELVAGPGCSRLLRANPLFVQDIMVRAAEEEGSGANGLVLYGLAEIPGLLDDVPAVWSEARRVVLPANSHKEWVYFLNEGSQIEVNYSVEPGTGLTNPLRITIAQAGKVGFTQWSEEPSVHGTGAVKQIINSSDDYYVTVSNLRDQDTTAMLDFRISAMLYNTSGAEYACSPSPGSSGCTYRLPILGENVAVLSSGLKQGVKVELSYGPRWIIYFVGSAILAVSLLLLYEVLSVLLGFCCAVAAAQRETTTTASLLQSKDEEEGGSRGSSFESVSSHDGEAGDEEEGRRLCVVCCDARRDCFFMPCGHSATCHACGTKIVEGDASCCPFCRRKLKKVRRIFCV, from the exons ATGGCGGCGGCAGCGACGTCCTGCTTCGTCCTCGTCCTCGCGCTCTGCCTTCTCG TGTCCATGGCGCTGATGGCGGGGCACTACTACGGCCGGGCGGAGCTGGTCGCCGGCCCGGGCTGCTCGCGGCTCCTGCGGGCGAACCCGCTTTTCGTGCAGGACATCATGGTGAGGGCTGCGGAGGAGGAAGGGTCGGGAGCCAACGGGCTCGTGCTCTACGGGCTCGCCGAGATACCGGGCCTCCTGGACGACGTGCCCGCGGTGTGGTCGGAGGCTCGCCGCGTCGTCCTGCCGGCCAACTCTCACAAG GAATGGGTCTATTTTCTGAACGAAGGTAGTCAGATCGAGGTCAACTACAGCGTCGAGCCTGGAACTGGACTAACCAATCCACTCCGGATCACCATTGCTCAAG CAGGTAAGGTAGGCTTCACGCAGTGGTCAGAGGAGCCATCGGTACACG GAACCGGAGCAGTTAAGCAGATCATCAATTCATCCGACGACTACTACGTCACCGTCAGCAACCTGCGCGACCAAGACACGACG GCGATGCTGGATTTCAGGATCAGCGCCATGCTCTACAACACCAGCGGAGCAGAGTACGCGTGCTCGCCGTCGCCGGGCAGCTCCGGCTGCACGTACCGGCTGCCGATCCTGGGGGAGAACGTGGCCGTCCTGTCGTCCGGCCTGAAACAG GGCGTGAAGGTGGAGCTCTCGTACGGCCCGCGCTGGATCATCTACTTCGTCGGCTCAG CCATCCTGGCGGtgtcgctgctgctgctgtacGAGGTGCTGAGCGTGCTGCTCGGGTTCTGCTGCGCCGTCGCCGCGGCCCAGAGGGAGACGACGACGACGGCCTCGTTGCTGCAGAGCAAGGATGAGGAAGAGGGCGGGAGCCGGGGCTCGTCCTTCGAATCAGTGTCCTCCCACGACGGCGAGGCGGGCGAcgaggaggaggggcggcggcTGTGCGTGGTGTGCTGCGACGCCCGGAGGGACTGCTTCTTCATGCCCTGCGGCCACTCCGCCACCTGCCACGCCTGCGGCACCAA GATTGTTGAGGGAGATGCTAGCTGCTGCCCGTTCTGCCGGAGGAAGCTGAAGAAGGTGAGGAGGATCTTCTGCGTATGA